In Agrobacterium tumefaciens, a single genomic region encodes these proteins:
- the gguA gene encoding sugar ABC transporter ATP-binding protein GguA: MANTILEMRNITKTFPGVKALENVNLKVKEGEIHALVGENGAGKSTLMKVLSGVYPAGTYEGEIHYEGAVRNFRAINDSEDIGIIIIHQELALVPLLSIAENIFLGNEVASNGVISWQQTFNRTRELLKKVGLKESPETLITDIGVGKQQLVEIAKALSKSVKLLILDEPTASLNESDSEALLNLLMEFRNQGMTSIIITHKLNEVRKVADQITVLRDGMTVKTLDCHQEEISEDVIIRNMVGRDLEDRYPPRDVPIGETILEVKNWNAYHQQHRDRKVLHDINVTVRKGEVVGIAGLMGAGRTEFAMSVFGKSYGHKITGDVLIDGKPVDVSTVRKAIDAGLAYVTEDRKHLGLVLNDNILHNTTLANLAGVSKASVIDDIKEMKVASDFRTRLRIRSSGIFQETVNLSGGNQQKVVLSKWLFSDPDVLILDEPTRGIDVGAKYEIYTIINQLAADGKGVLMISSEMPELLGNCDRIYVMNEGRIVAELPKGEASQESIMRAIMRSGEKNS; this comes from the coding sequence ATGGCCAATACCATTCTCGAAATGCGGAATATCACCAAGACGTTTCCGGGCGTGAAAGCGCTTGAGAACGTCAACCTCAAGGTTAAAGAGGGTGAGATCCACGCACTCGTCGGTGAGAACGGCGCGGGGAAGTCGACCTTGATGAAGGTCCTTTCCGGTGTTTACCCCGCCGGCACCTATGAGGGCGAAATCCACTACGAAGGCGCCGTGCGGAATTTTCGCGCCATCAACGACAGTGAAGATATTGGTATCATCATCATTCACCAGGAGCTTGCACTCGTGCCGCTCCTGTCGATTGCGGAAAACATCTTCCTCGGCAACGAAGTCGCTTCGAACGGCGTCATCAGCTGGCAGCAGACCTTCAACCGTACCCGCGAACTCCTGAAGAAGGTGGGTCTGAAGGAATCGCCGGAGACGCTGATCACCGATATCGGTGTGGGCAAGCAGCAGCTGGTCGAAATCGCCAAGGCACTGTCGAAGAGCGTGAAGCTGCTCATCCTCGACGAGCCGACGGCTTCGCTCAACGAAAGCGATTCCGAGGCGCTGCTCAACCTGTTGATGGAATTCCGCAATCAGGGCATGACGTCGATCATCATCACCCACAAGCTGAACGAAGTGCGCAAGGTGGCCGACCAGATCACCGTGCTGCGCGACGGCATGACGGTGAAGACGCTCGACTGTCATCAGGAAGAAATCAGCGAGGATGTCATCATCCGCAACATGGTGGGACGCGATCTCGAGGATCGTTATCCGCCGCGCGACGTGCCGATCGGCGAGACCATTCTCGAAGTGAAGAACTGGAACGCCTATCACCAGCAGCATCGTGACCGTAAGGTTCTGCACGACATCAACGTCACCGTGCGCAAGGGCGAAGTCGTCGGCATCGCGGGTCTGATGGGGGCAGGGCGCACCGAGTTCGCGATGAGCGTGTTCGGCAAGTCCTATGGCCACAAGATCACCGGCGACGTGCTGATCGACGGCAAGCCTGTTGATGTCAGCACCGTGCGCAAGGCGATCGACGCCGGCCTCGCTTATGTGACCGAAGACCGCAAACATCTCGGTCTCGTGCTCAACGACAATATTCTGCACAATACCACGCTCGCCAATCTGGCCGGCGTGTCGAAGGCCAGCGTCATCGACGACATCAAGGAAATGAAGGTGGCGAGCGATTTCCGCACGCGTCTTCGCATCCGCTCCTCGGGCATCTTTCAGGAAACGGTCAATCTTTCGGGCGGCAACCAGCAGAAGGTTGTGCTCTCCAAGTGGCTGTTCTCCGACCCCGACGTGCTGATTCTCGATGAACCGACACGCGGCATCGACGTTGGCGCAAAATACGAAATCTACACCATCATCAACCAGCTCGCTGCCGATGGCAAAGGCGTTCTGATGATCTCATCGGAAATGCCTGAACTGCTTGGCAATTGCGACCGCATCTACGTCATGAACGAAGGCCGCATCGTCGCTGAATTGCCGAAGGGAGAGGCGAGCCAGGAAAGCATCATGCGCGCTATCATGCGCTCAGGGGAGAAGAACTCATGA